CTGCGCGATGTCGATTTCGACCCCCAAGTCTCCTCGGGCGACCATGATGGCGTCGCTTACCGCAAGAATGCCATCGAAATTGTCGATGCCCTGCTGGTTTTCGATCTTGGAAACGAGCTTGGCATGATGGTTGCGGCTCGTGATGATGCTGCGAATCTCGGTTACGTCTTCCGCTCTGCGCACAAAGGACGGCGCTATGAAATCGGCGCCCTCGTCGATGGCGAACGCAATATCCGCCCGATCCTTGTCGGTGATACCTGGGAGCTTGACGTCGACTCCGGGCAGATTGACGTGCTTTCGGGATCCCAGCCTGCCGCCGTCGATCACCTTTGCACGGACACGCTGCCGCTCCATGTCGATGACCTCGAGGTTGATGAGCCCGTTGTCGAGGGTAATGCGGTCCCCGACGCTCACGTCCTGCACGAGGCCGGGGTAGTTGACGAAGATGCTGCGTGCGGTGGGGTCGTCGTCGTTATTGACCGTCAAGTATACGACGTCCCCGCGGACGAGCTCCATCGAATGTTCGACGCTACCGGTGCGGATTTCCGGGCCCTGCAGGTCGACCAGGATAGCCACCGGGTGATTCAGTTTCTCGTTGAGCCGCTTGATGCGCTCGATGACCACGCGATGGGTCTCGTGGCTGCCGTGCGACATGTTGAGGCGCGCGACGTTCATGCCGGCGGTAGCCAGCGCTTCCAGCATCTCGATCGATTGGCTGGATGGGCCGATGGTGCACATGATCTTGGTGTGTCGAAAGTCTCGTCGTTCCGGCTGGGACATGGAGGGGGGGACCTTTCGCAAACTTGGACCGGGTGGTTTCCGTTCGGTATCAGACCGTGGCGGAAGAGCTACACTGTATGGCCTGAACGCTGCGTTCGTGTCTACGGTCTTCGCGGTGTTAACCGTTCACGGGGGTCTTCGCTTCAGCGACGGCTTCGCCTGAAACCCGGTTCCCTGGGGCTTGACGGGTTACTCGCGCTGGCTCCGGCGCACGTCGGGGTTGGTGGCAGGCCGGCCGGGCGTTGCCGGCGTCGACCGCCAGCGCATGGCTACAGACGTAGGGACAGGGTGACGTGGGCAGGGAACTGAACACCGAGCGGGTGATCGGTGTCCTCCATGTTGAGCTTGCCCAGTTGCCCGGGGGCAATGCCCTTGCCAGCCAGGAACAAGCCCTCGACGTTGACTCCGACGCCAAGGCCCACGTGCCTGCCCAGCAGGAACTGAAGCCCGAGTCCGGTGCGCAGCGCCAGGCCGCTGGTCGCGCTCACACGCTCGCGAGGCACCCCTCCGAGGTAGCCACCACCCAGGCCGACACCCAGGTAGCCCTCCATCACGCTGCCGTGCGCTCGCAGTGCCAGTTCGCCGGTCACGGTCGTTATGGTGATTCGGTCGTACCTCGCGTAGGAGAATCGGGCACCCAGCGACAGGAAGGCCAGACGCATGGAAGCAGCTATTCCCATGTTGTGACCACTGGCTCGCACAGCATCTACGAAGTCGCCGGCTCGAGCCCTGTTTGGATCGATGGTCGGTGCCGCCGCCGCGATGCCGGCGGCATCGGTCGGGAGGCTGTGCCCCAGCATCATGAGCAAATACGAGGGTCCCGCAAAGGTCTCCACCAACAACGGATCGAACCAGTCACCTGCGCCCGCCCCCTCGTCGGTGGTCTCGCCGGGGCTTCCTACCACCTGCGTGCGCACGCGCTCGCGTACGATCTTCCTGCCTCCTGCAGCGGTCGCCACCACGCGCGTCGTCGAGCGCGGGGGGGCCAGCCCGGCGTCCGAGCCGGCTGTCGCGCCGGCGCGGGGATCACTCAGACGCTGGGCAGTGCCGGCCGAACGTCGGGCGGGAACCGGTGCGAGCGCCGATGCCGCGCTTGGCGGCGAAACCGCCGGGCGCCCGCGTGTGGAAAGGATCGACCCCCCGGGGGTCGGTGCCGCCAGTCGGGTCGCCCGCCAGTGCGTCTTGTGCTCCGCGAGGTCCTGCACGCGAGGCGCGGCGGGCCGGGGCCGGCTCTGCGCTTGTGCGGTTAGATGCCCAACCGCACCGGCTGCAGCGAGCAACAGGCTCGCCACGCGCAGGCCCCGTTGCTCTTTCCAGTGCGCCCGCATCTACCTCCTGCACCAACCAACGCGAACCCGAGCGCCAAGCACAACGGCCGCTTTGCGTTGATAGTATATTGATACAGTACGGGTGTACGAAGGAATCCTGGACCCTCCTCGATCTCGCTTCCAAGGCTTGGTCTATTGGGATTAGCGTAACCCCGTTGGACCAGGCCGGCACGCGGTCAACCGTTGCCAGCGCGAGGTGGGTCATGGTTTGCCGCGACCGGCGCGCCTGCGACCAGCCAAACGGCCCTTGAGCTCGCGAGCTTTTCCCGGCTTGTTGAGCTGAGCGGCGCGTCCGATGGCCAGCGCGTCCGCTGGCACATCGCGGGTAACGGTGGTGCCGCTTGCCACGTAGGCGCCCGTACCGATGGTAACGGGAGCGACGAGCTGCGAGTCGCTGCCCACGAAGCAGCCGTCCTCGAGCGTGGTCGTGTGCTTGTTGAACCCGTCGTAGTTGCAGAAGATCGTGCCCGCCCCGATGTTCACCCCCGCTCCGATGACGCCGTCGCCGAGATAGGTCAGATGATTGGCTTTCGAGCCCGTGCCAAGCCGGGTCTTCTTGGTCTCGACGAAGTTGCCCACACGCGCGTCGCGGCCTATGTGCGATTGGGGGCGTAGATGCGAGAACGGTCCGATCTGGGCATCGCGCTCGATTTCGCTGTCTTGTGCGACCGTGTAGGGCTTGATGCGTGCCCCTGCGCCCACGCGTACGTTGTCGAGTACACAGCCCACATCGATGTGCGCGCCGGAAGCGACATGGGTGGTGCCACGCAGGCTGACCATGGCTTCGATGACGGCATCCGGCTCGATCCGAACGTCCGCGTCGATGTATGCCGTGGTCGGGTCGCGCAAGATGACTCCCCGAGACGCGTGCTGCATCGCGATACGCAGGCGCAAGACGCGCTGCCGCTGGCTGAGCTCCGCCAGATCGTTGGCATCGAGGGTCTCTTCGGAGCTCCAGCAACAAGCCTGCACGCCACCCGCGCCAACCGCCAGCGCCACCAGGTCTCCTAGCTGCTTTTCGTGGGGCGGGCGCTCGGCCCCTGGATCGGCGTCCTGCGCGGCGGCAACAGCTGCGGCCGCGTCTGCGCCGGCGGCGCTGTCCGTGCTGTTCGTGCCGTCCACATCCGCTGCACCCCCACGCCCCTCTTCAAGCTTGCTGAGAGCATTCAAGAAGAAGCCTCGCTCAACCGCGTAGAGGCCAGCGCTCACCTCGTCAGTCGCCAACTCCCGGCGGCTAGTGTGTGCATGCTCGCGGCAAGCAACGACGCTGCCGGCCGCGTTTCGCACGATTGGAGCGCCCCCCCGGGGCACGGTCTGCCGGCTCGTCAGCAAGGTCAAGGGCGCCTCGCCCGCGGTCGCGGTATCGAGCAGGGAGCGAAGCGCGGCCGCGCTGATCAGCGGCATGTCGGCGGGAAGCACGAGCGCCCATGCCACGTCGCGGCCCATGGCCTCGATGCCGCAACGTGCCGCGTCCAAGGTGCCTCGCGGCTCGGCCTGCGCAACGCACACCAGCCGTTTGCGGAAGCGGGCACGCAGCTCGGCGTGCACCTGCGCGGCTTGATCGCCCAGCACGACGATCACCTGGGAGGCACCGGCGTCGAGGGCTGCCTGCACGGGGTAGCTGATCATCGGGCGCCCTGCCAGCGAATGCAGAGGCTTGGGTATGCTGCTGCGCATGCGCCCGCCCTGGCCGGCGGCCAGTACGATGGCTGCAAACGTCGAAGAAGTCGTCACCTGTGCCGTGCTCCTTTGAGTAAGGACCTGTCCAAGAATAGCCTTTCTGGATCGGCCAGGGCAGGGCGCCGCTGGCAAGGCGCGAGCAAAACAGCCAACGGTGGTCGGAGCCGGCGAAAGCGGAAGAGCTATTCTGGGGCGGATTCTAACGTTCGGGTGCCTGCAAGGTATGCAGCGACGCTGGCAAGAGCCGCCAGGTCGTGCACATCGTGGTCAAACGCCGGCACCTGGATGCACGGAGTAGCGCTCGGCAGACTCCGCTCCAGGCGCGCGATGCCCATCTTATCGCCGGAGGCTAGCGCTTGCTCGTCGTTTGCCGCACGCATCATCTGCTCGAGCAGCGCCGCGGCCGGCGTCTCGCCCATTCCAAGGGCCCGAAGCTCCGCAGCCAAACTGCCTTGTCCCGCGCTCGTTTGCGTGAGCGAACGATGAACACGGTTGATGACCACGCCCCGACACACGATGCCTGTTTCACGCAGCTTTCGACTGAGGAACGCAGCCTCACCCACGTTCTGGGGGTGTGGGCTCGTCACCAGCACGAAGGCGACGCTCGCGTCGCGCAGGACCTGAGCGACACGCTGCGCCCGCTGTCGAAACCCCCCGAAAAGATCGTCGATGTCCCGGACGAAGCTGGCCACCTGGGTCAGAAAGCCCGCACCGGTGAAACGCGAAAGGCCACGCATGACCACCGTGGCGCTCTTTCGCAGCAGCGATAATCTCCCGTCGAGGCTGTGCACGAGCCAGCGCACGGCAGGTGAGTCGATGGCGGTCGTTAGCCGGGCCGGCGCCTCCAGGAAATCCAGCACGTCGCGGGTCGGCGGCGTGTCCAGCATCACCAAGTCGTAATGCTGATCTTCTCGTACTTCGAAGAGCTTCTCCATCGCCATGTACTGCTGAGTGCCTGCAAGCGAGGTCGACACGTACTGATAGATCTGGTTCGCCAAGATGCGCTCGCGGGCGCGCTCGCTTCTCGCGTGTCGCTCGATCAGCTGATCGAACACGCGCTTGGTGTCCAGCATCATGGCCGACAGACTGCCCTTGCAGCGAAGCCCGTTGCGTTCGAACAGCGCGTTTGGGATGCGCTGGACATCGGGTCCGAGCTCCGAGAGGC
The sequence above is drawn from the Pseudomonadota bacterium genome and encodes:
- the pyk gene encoding pyruvate kinase, giving the protein MSQPERRDFRHTKIMCTIGPSSQSIEMLEALATAGMNVARLNMSHGSHETHRVVIERIKRLNEKLNHPVAILVDLQGPEIRTGSVEHSMELVRGDVVYLTVNNDDDPTARSIFVNYPGLVQDVSVGDRITLDNGLINLEVIDMERQRVRAKVIDGGRLGSRKHVNLPGVDVKLPGITDKDRADIAFAIDEGADFIAPSFVRRAEDVTEIRSIITSRNHHAKLVSKIENQQGIDNFDGILAVSDAIMVARGDLGVEIDIAQLPLHQRMLCRKCVEAGKPVVVATHILESMVVNPFPTRAEVTDVANATYEQADAIMLSAETANGKHPVRCVEMLANIARRCEKEPNLGRHLTREPKDARDTLARSACRIADAIHAPAIVAITRHGTIGQLVASFRPERAIIYAFTDSDEVRQRLWLWRSIVPFVMEFSKDPEGTIRQAFEWLRARNRVLPGDPIVVMSDTAAGQAKFTSLQVRIFE
- a CDS encoding NTP transferase domain-containing protein; amino-acid sequence: MTTSSTFAAIVLAAGQGGRMRSSIPKPLHSLAGRPMISYPVQAALDAGASQVIVVLGDQAAQVHAELRARFRKRLVCVAQAEPRGTLDAARCGIEAMGRDVAWALVLPADMPLISAAALRSLLDTATAGEAPLTLLTSRQTVPRGGAPIVRNAAGSVVACREHAHTSRRELATDEVSAGLYAVERGFFLNALSKLEEGRGGAADVDGTNSTDSAAGADAAAAVAAAQDADPGAERPPHEKQLGDLVALAVGAGGVQACCWSSEETLDANDLAELSQRQRVLRLRIAMQHASRGVILRDPTTAYIDADVRIEPDAVIEAMVSLRGTTHVASGAHIDVGCVLDNVRVGAGARIKPYTVAQDSEIERDAQIGPFSHLRPQSHIGRDARVGNFVETKKTRLGTGSKANHLTYLGDGVIGAGVNIGAGTIFCNYDGFNKHTTTLEDGCFVGSDSQLVAPVTIGTGAYVASGTTVTRDVPADALAIGRAAQLNKPGKARELKGRLAGRRRAGRGKP
- a CDS encoding AAA family ATPase; amino-acid sequence: MSLAPLVDTHRIVVCVGSGGVGKTTTSAALSVFAAMQGKRVLSLTIDPAKRLADSRGLSELGPDVQRIPNALFERNGLRCKGSLSAMMLDTKRVFDQLIERHARSERARERILANQIYQYVSTSLAGTQQYMAMEKLFEVREDQHYDLVMLDTPPTRDVLDFLEAPARLTTAIDSPAVRWLVHSLDGRLSLLRKSATVVMRGLSRFTGAGFLTQVASFVRDIDDLFGGFRQRAQRVAQVLRDASVAFVLVTSPHPQNVGEAAFLSRKLRETGIVCRGVVINRVHRSLTQTSAGQGSLAAELRALGMGETPAAALLEQMMRAANDEQALASGDKMGIARLERSLPSATPCIQVPAFDHDVHDLAALASVAAYLAGTRTLESAPE